Proteins from a genomic interval of Streptomyces sp. NBC_01445:
- a CDS encoding ArsR/SmtB family transcription factor: protein MTPEPGSAAPTGGQELSDLSALKALAQPRRQQILQHLTLHGPATSAMLARDLGLNTGATSYHLRELARYGFTEESSPQDQSVGGRERWWGAVPGDRRFPPRSRQNPETRLVMDELNHLSYAADLELFERLQRQGQNLGEWADAFPYSRGAIRLTLPELRAFFEEFIALLNRYKRPDSETPDGARTVLTRLLAFPAPAHPDDADDARPNDAQAPARRAPADGNQTPAEGIQALDNTAETDTP, encoded by the coding sequence ATGACACCGGAACCCGGCTCAGCCGCTCCCACCGGCGGCCAGGAGCTGAGCGATCTCAGCGCTCTGAAGGCGCTGGCTCAGCCCCGCCGCCAGCAGATCCTCCAGCACCTCACCCTCCACGGCCCCGCGACCTCGGCGATGCTCGCCCGCGACCTCGGGCTCAACACCGGCGCCACCAGCTACCACCTGCGTGAGCTGGCCCGCTACGGATTCACCGAGGAGAGCTCGCCCCAGGACCAGAGTGTGGGCGGGCGCGAGCGCTGGTGGGGAGCCGTCCCGGGCGACCGCCGTTTCCCACCCCGCAGCCGCCAGAACCCCGAAACCCGGCTCGTCATGGACGAGTTGAACCACCTCTCGTACGCCGCCGACCTCGAACTCTTCGAGCGGCTCCAGCGGCAGGGGCAGAACCTGGGGGAGTGGGCCGACGCCTTCCCGTACTCACGCGGCGCGATCCGACTCACGCTGCCCGAACTCCGCGCGTTCTTCGAGGAGTTCATCGCGCTCCTCAACCGCTACAAGCGCCCCGACAGCGAGACTCCGGACGGCGCACGCACCGTCCTGACCCGCCTGCTCGCCTTCCCCGCGCCGGCCCACCCCGACGACGCCGACGACGCCCGCCCCAACGACGCCCAGGCCCCGGCGCGCCGGGCTCCGGCCGACGGGAATCAGACCCCGGCCGAGGGAATCCAGGCCCTCGACAACACCGCAGAGACGGACACGCCATGA
- a CDS encoding FtsX-like permease family protein: protein MMLRYALHTVRDRKGGFLGAFLALMCAAALITACGTLLETGLRGTIRTERYAAAPVVVSADQNVHKTTVKHKKGKTKVKHKAKPIAERAWLPQDTARRLRDLPGVERIVPELTFMAQPLSPGAADPDRPAYGHAWDSAALTPYALTAGTAPTKPQDLVVDRDLADRTHLAPGDSLTVQSTQAPRTYRVTGIAAPAGHASVTHQTSLFFTTSEARRLADHPGRVTALGVIPAPGQKPAELARAVAKALDGTTAQVTTGDARGPVEFLDAAGARIKLISMGGAMGGTSLLVAVLVVVGTFALSVQQRHRELALLRAIAATPGQIRKLLGREALIVGAAAGVLGSLAGLPLGGWLYHRFVELGAVPPTLERTVSVFPLFAAVGATLLGAWAAAQISARRIARIRPAEALAEARVERSRPTWGRIAAGIALLAGGAVLVAVLSVLRTEPASTPVTFLSVVVLASSVALLGPLLVKGAAALLAGPLGLAGPGGKLATANLRGNAARMAAVVTPLALLIGLTCTVLFTQPTLGNAARAQAREGIRADWIVAAQGPGVPAEAAREIRRTKGTVATEVVRTTVRVGLAKYPAQGVTREGLTRTWDPDVTAGSLKDFRQDGVAVSELAADQLHLKPGSRLKLTLGDGTPATLTVTAVYAKGLGFGDLTLAHDLVARHVDNPLASSVLVRTSRTQRQLVGTVREFPGLRVLAPAAAVDLQAERQQGNAEVNLLAMGLILAFTAIAVVNTLAMSVSERIREFAMLRLAGATRRQVLRMLRTEALAVLFIGTTLGSGIALAVLTAFSVGMTGSAAPAVTPLVYMAVIAAAGLLALTATSLPGRAALRPRPVEVATAKE, encoded by the coding sequence ATGATGCTGCGCTACGCACTGCACACCGTCCGGGACCGCAAAGGGGGGTTCCTCGGTGCCTTCCTCGCCCTCATGTGCGCGGCCGCCCTCATCACGGCCTGCGGCACCCTTCTGGAGACCGGCCTGCGCGGCACCATCCGCACCGAGCGGTACGCGGCCGCCCCCGTCGTCGTCTCCGCCGACCAGAACGTCCACAAGACCACGGTCAAGCACAAGAAGGGCAAGACCAAGGTCAAGCACAAGGCCAAACCGATCGCCGAGCGGGCCTGGCTGCCTCAGGACACCGCGCGACGGCTCCGCGACCTCCCGGGCGTCGAGCGGATCGTCCCCGAACTCACCTTCATGGCCCAGCCCTTGTCGCCAGGAGCCGCCGACCCCGACCGGCCCGCGTACGGGCATGCCTGGGACTCCGCCGCGCTGACCCCCTACGCGCTGACAGCCGGCACCGCACCCACCAAGCCCCAGGACCTCGTCGTGGACCGGGACCTGGCCGACCGCACCCACCTCGCGCCCGGAGACAGCCTCACCGTCCAGTCCACCCAGGCACCGCGCACCTACCGCGTCACCGGAATCGCCGCGCCCGCCGGGCACGCGTCAGTGACCCACCAGACCTCGCTGTTCTTCACCACCTCAGAGGCCCGGCGCCTCGCCGACCACCCCGGCCGGGTCACCGCCCTCGGCGTCATCCCCGCCCCCGGCCAGAAGCCGGCAGAGCTGGCGCGTGCCGTCGCGAAGGCTCTCGACGGCACGACCGCCCAGGTCACCACCGGCGACGCCCGAGGCCCCGTCGAGTTCCTCGACGCCGCGGGGGCTCGCATCAAGCTCATCAGCATGGGTGGCGCGATGGGCGGCACCTCCCTCCTCGTCGCCGTCCTGGTGGTCGTCGGCACCTTCGCGCTCTCCGTCCAGCAACGCCACCGCGAACTCGCCCTGTTGCGCGCCATCGCCGCCACGCCCGGGCAGATCCGCAAGCTCCTCGGACGTGAGGCGCTCATCGTCGGCGCCGCCGCGGGCGTCCTCGGCTCCCTCGCCGGGCTTCCGCTCGGAGGGTGGCTGTACCACCGCTTCGTCGAACTCGGAGCGGTGCCGCCGACCCTCGAACGGACCGTCAGCGTCTTCCCCCTGTTCGCGGCCGTCGGCGCCACGCTGCTCGGCGCCTGGGCCGCCGCCCAGATCTCAGCCCGCCGCATCGCCCGTATCCGCCCCGCCGAAGCGCTCGCGGAGGCCAGGGTCGAGCGTTCTCGGCCCACCTGGGGCCGCATCGCAGCCGGAATCGCGCTTCTCGCGGGCGGCGCCGTCCTCGTTGCCGTACTCAGCGTGCTGCGCACCGAACCCGCGTCAACTCCCGTGACGTTCCTCTCCGTTGTCGTCCTCGCCTCCTCCGTCGCGCTGCTCGGCCCGCTCCTGGTGAAGGGCGCCGCGGCCCTCCTCGCCGGACCTCTGGGCCTTGCGGGGCCCGGCGGCAAACTGGCCACCGCCAACCTCCGCGGCAACGCGGCCCGGATGGCCGCCGTCGTCACCCCGCTCGCCCTCCTCATCGGTTTGACCTGCACCGTCCTCTTCACCCAGCCGACCCTGGGCAACGCGGCCCGCGCACAGGCACGCGAAGGCATCCGGGCGGACTGGATCGTCGCGGCGCAGGGTCCCGGTGTGCCCGCCGAGGCCGCACGCGAGATCCGCAGAACCAAGGGCACCGTCGCGACCGAGGTCGTCCGCACCACCGTGCGCGTAGGACTTGCCAAGTACCCGGCTCAGGGGGTCACCCGCGAAGGCCTCACACGCACGTGGGACCCGGACGTCACCGCGGGATCGCTGAAGGATTTCCGGCAGGACGGCGTCGCCGTCAGCGAACTCGCCGCCGACCAGCTCCACTTGAAGCCTGGCAGCAGGCTGAAGCTGACGCTCGGGGACGGCACACCGGCCACCCTCACCGTGACGGCCGTCTACGCGAAGGGTCTCGGCTTCGGCGATCTGACTCTGGCCCATGATCTGGTGGCCCGGCACGTCGACAATCCCCTCGCCTCCTCCGTACTCGTCAGGACCAGCCGTACACAGAGACAACTCGTGGGCACCGTGCGAGAGTTCCCGGGTCTGCGCGTCCTCGCCCCCGCGGCGGCCGTCGACCTCCAGGCGGAACGCCAGCAGGGCAACGCCGAGGTCAACCTCCTCGCCATGGGCCTGATCCTCGCGTTCACCGCGATCGCCGTCGTGAACACCCTCGCGATGTCGGTCTCCGAACGCATCCGGGAGTTCGCGATGCTCCGTCTCGCCGGCGCCACCCGCCGTCAGGTCTTGAGGATGCTACGCACCGAGGCCCTCGCCGTGCTGTTCATCGGCACGACTCTGGGCAGCGGTATCGCTCTGGCCGTCCTGACGGCGTTCAGCGTCGGCATGACCGGCAGCGCCGCCCCCGCCGTCACACCCCTCGTCTACATGGCCGTGATCGCCGCCGCAGGACTCCTCGCGCTCACCGCGACCTCGCTGCCAGGCCGCGCCGCACTGAGGCCCCGTCCGGTCGAGGTGGCAACAGCCAAGGAGTAA
- the recX gene encoding recombination regulator RecX, whose product MTRRTDWADHAYSASPADLGDGGPGDLDGHGAPRDGDGPRDGDSPRGGGGTRDGGRSRGRRRGSFGEAAGGRQGSGSPTSSRAEKGEPPADPAERARGICLRLLTGQPRTRKQLADALAKRDIPGEVAEEVLSRFEEVGLINDGAFADAWVESRHHGRGLARRALARELRTKGVDSAVIDEAVGQLDSEQEEETARELVARKLRSTRGLDRDKRLRRLAGMLARKGYPEGVALRVVRQALEEEGEETEDLGLGDF is encoded by the coding sequence GTGACGCGACGAACCGACTGGGCCGATCACGCCTACTCCGCCTCCCCGGCGGACCTGGGCGACGGGGGCCCGGGTGACCTGGACGGGCACGGGGCGCCGCGTGACGGCGACGGACCGCGTGACGGCGACAGTCCACGGGGCGGTGGCGGTACTCGTGACGGCGGACGCAGCCGTGGCCGTCGGCGCGGCAGCTTCGGCGAAGCGGCCGGAGGACGACAGGGCAGCGGCTCCCCAACCTCGTCGAGGGCCGAGAAGGGGGAGCCGCCTGCCGACCCGGCGGAGCGGGCGCGCGGCATCTGCCTGCGCCTGCTCACCGGACAACCGCGTACGCGCAAGCAACTCGCCGACGCGCTGGCGAAGCGGGACATCCCCGGTGAGGTGGCGGAGGAAGTGCTGTCCCGCTTCGAGGAGGTCGGCCTGATCAACGACGGCGCCTTCGCGGACGCCTGGGTGGAGTCGCGGCACCACGGCCGGGGGCTGGCCCGGCGGGCGCTCGCCCGGGAGCTGCGCACCAAGGGGGTGGACTCCGCGGTGATCGACGAGGCCGTCGGGCAGCTCGACTCCGAGCAGGAGGAGGAGACCGCCCGCGAGCTCGTGGCCCGCAAGCTCCGCTCCACACGCGGCCTCGACCGCGACAAGCGCCTGCGCCGCCTCGCGGGCATGCTCGCCCGCAAGGGATACCCGGAGGGCGTGGCGCTCAGGGTGGTCCGCCAGGCGCTGGAGGAAGAGGGCGAGGAGACCGAGGACCTCGGGCTGGGGGACTTCTAG
- the recA gene encoding recombinase RecA has translation MAGTDREKALDAALAQIERQFGKGAVMRMGERPNEPIEVIPTGSTALDVALGVGGLPRGRVVEVYGPESSGKTTLTLHAVANAQRAGGAVAFVDAEHALDPEYAKKLGVDIDNLILSQPDNGEQALEIVDMLVRSGALDLIVIDSVAALVPRAEIEGEMGDSHVGLQARLMSQALRKITSALNQSKTTAIFINQLREKIGVMFGSPETTTGGRALKFYASVRLDIRRIETLKDGTDAVGNRTRVKVVKNKVAPPFKQAEFDILYGQGISREGGLIDMGVENGFVRKAGAWYTYEGDQLGQGKENARNFLKDNPDLANEIEKKIKEKLGVGVKPEAPTAEPGADAAGATPAEDAAKTVPAPAAKATKSKAAAAKS, from the coding sequence ATGGCAGGTACTGACCGCGAGAAGGCGCTCGACGCCGCGCTCGCACAGATTGAACGGCAATTCGGCAAGGGCGCAGTGATGCGCATGGGCGAGCGGCCGAATGAGCCCATCGAGGTCATCCCCACCGGGTCGACCGCGCTCGACGTGGCCCTCGGTGTCGGCGGTCTGCCGCGCGGCCGTGTGGTGGAGGTGTACGGGCCGGAGTCCTCCGGTAAGACGACCCTGACGCTGCACGCCGTGGCCAACGCGCAGCGGGCCGGCGGCGCCGTGGCGTTCGTGGACGCCGAGCACGCGCTCGACCCGGAGTACGCGAAGAAGCTCGGCGTCGACATCGACAACCTCATCCTGTCCCAGCCGGACAATGGCGAGCAGGCGCTCGAGATCGTCGACATGCTGGTCCGCTCCGGCGCGCTCGACCTGATCGTCATCGACTCCGTCGCCGCCCTGGTGCCGCGCGCGGAGATCGAGGGCGAGATGGGCGACTCGCACGTGGGTCTGCAGGCCCGCCTGATGAGCCAGGCGCTCCGGAAGATCACCAGCGCGCTCAACCAGTCGAAGACCACCGCGATCTTCATCAACCAGCTGCGCGAGAAGATCGGCGTGATGTTCGGCTCCCCGGAGACGACGACCGGTGGCCGTGCGCTCAAGTTCTACGCCTCGGTGCGACTCGACATCCGCCGTATCGAGACGCTGAAGGACGGCACCGACGCAGTCGGTAACCGCACGCGCGTCAAGGTCGTCAAGAACAAGGTCGCGCCGCCCTTCAAGCAGGCCGAGTTCGACATCCTCTACGGCCAGGGCATCAGCCGCGAGGGCGGCCTGATCGACATGGGCGTGGAGAACGGCTTCGTGCGCAAGGCCGGCGCCTGGTACACGTACGAGGGCGACCAGCTCGGTCAGGGCAAGGAGAACGCGCGCAACTTCCTGAAGGACAACCCCGACCTGGCCAACGAGATCGAGAAGAAGATCAAGGAGAAGCTGGGCGTCGGTGTGAAGCCGGAGGCGCCCACGGCCGAGCCCGGTGCCGACGCGGCGGGTGCCACCCCCGCCGAGGACGCGGCCAAGACGGTGCCCGCGCCCGCGGCCAAGGCCACCAAGTCCAAGGCCGCGGCGGCCAAGAGCTAG